Proteins encoded within one genomic window of Propionispora vibrioides:
- a CDS encoding inorganic phosphate transporter, whose translation MPDFILLYIVVFLAVAFDYINGFHDTANAIATSVSTRAIKPQYAILLAASLNFLGALLSTGVAKTIGGDIVRSASLVSQEVIISALVGAIAWNLLTWWYGIPSSSSHALIGGVMGSVIVGSGWDALNTVGIEKIILSLILSPILALVSGYVIMIILLWVFGRFAPMALNSGFKRMQLLSASLMAFSHGSNDAQKAMGIITLALLSAGQIPTLEVPTWVKLVCATAMALGTAAGGWKIIKTMGTKIFKMEPINGFAADLNSSLVIFSATFLHLPVSTTHVVSGSIMGVGSAKRVKAVHWSVAQQMVYAWFLTIPLSGITSAIVYKLLHIF comes from the coding sequence ATGCCTGATTTTATTCTTTTATATATTGTCGTTTTTCTGGCGGTTGCCTTTGATTATATCAACGGCTTTCATGATACGGCCAATGCGATTGCCACTTCTGTGTCGACCAGGGCGATTAAGCCCCAGTATGCTATCTTGCTGGCTGCTTCGCTTAATTTTCTAGGGGCGCTCCTAAGTACCGGTGTTGCCAAAACGATTGGCGGCGATATCGTAAGGTCAGCGTCGCTGGTAAGCCAGGAAGTGATTATTTCCGCGTTGGTGGGAGCCATTGCCTGGAATCTGCTTACCTGGTGGTACGGCATTCCGAGCAGCTCGTCCCATGCCTTGATCGGCGGTGTTATGGGATCGGTTATCGTTGGTTCCGGCTGGGATGCTCTTAATACGGTCGGCATTGAAAAAATCATATTATCCCTCATTCTTTCGCCTATATTGGCCTTGGTTTCCGGCTATGTTATTATGATCATCCTGTTATGGGTCTTCGGGCGGTTTGCGCCGATGGCGTTAAATTCGGGCTTTAAGCGAATGCAGCTCCTGTCGGCTAGTTTAATGGCCTTTTCCCATGGTTCCAATGACGCACAAAAGGCCATGGGCATTATTACGTTGGCGCTCTTAAGTGCCGGCCAGATTCCCACGTTAGAGGTTCCAACCTGGGTTAAACTGGTTTGTGCTACGGCTATGGCACTAGGGACGGCAGCCGGTGGCTGGAAGATCATAAAAACTATGGGCACTAAAATTTTTAAGATGGAACCGATTAATGGTTTTGCTGCCGATCTGAACTCATCCTTGGTTATCTTTTCCGCTACTTTTTTGCATTTGCCAGTAAGCACCACCCATGTGGTGTCCGGTTCAATTATGGGTGTGGGTTCGGCCAAACGGGTCAAGGCTGTGCACTGGAGTGTGGCGCAGCAAATGGTATATGCCTGGTTTCTGACCATTCCGCTAAGCGGTATTACCAGTGCTATTGTTTATAAGCTGTTACATATTTTTTAA